In Myxococcales bacterium, the following are encoded in one genomic region:
- a CDS encoding protein kinase, whose amino-acid sequence MPRPGAQINQYEIIREIGAGGMGAVYLARDTKLGRKVAIKVLQSNHPELTQRFIIEARATARCSHENIVIIYEVGEISQQPYMVLEFLSGTTLTELVTGGKRLPPARVMELMVPVVRALVVAHEQGIVHRDLKPDNIFVTEAGGIKVLDFGIAKVRDQATEKSPAGSPTAPSNAALRLPTAAELGENTNTNLTRQGVIMGTMKYMSPEQWGIGVEIDHRTDIWAVGVILYRLLAGKHPLAPLQGNQLVVTAMVDKPMPKLREAVSDVPQGICDIVDRCLQKHKEYRYADARELLKALEPFLPGRYSTMQLQLDESPYAGLSSFQESDAARFFGRSREIAAAVNRIRDRPIMGVVGPSGVGKSSFVRAGLVPALKASGEQWETLVIRPGRSPLMAIAAMMSPMVSSTSTTVVDDLKEQAALAQQLAAEPGQMGQVLRARARRSNRKILLFVDQFEELYTLVPDPAERAAFTACLAGTADDASAPVRVVLSLRSDFLDRVGEDPRLMAEVMQGLFFLTPPGRDGLRDALVQPAEMAGYHFENPVMVEEMLSHLETTPGALPLLQFAATKLWDAKDSTRKLLTQNAYNAMGGIAGALASHADSVLAELSGPSQALARTLFLRLITPERTRAIVSLAELAELAPGTGDIGRLVDHLTAARLLVTQTAADGSAQGSTVEVVHESLIHSWPALRRWLDETQEDSAFVEQLRVATKQWQAKGRDPGTLWRGEAADEAMRWVKRNKSPIPASQKEFLDAVIAEATRAERRRRTFTIGLVTFLTLLLMAAGAALFTIRASERKAAENAVKAADAAKVAKANEETAKGALAEAREQDRLRKLEEEKKNEETLRANRNKAKLDRTYDELVQANAGLEEALAEANESRERAKKAQSDAEDSAQRAKAAAAAAEAAEDKERVAKEEAQRLRDEAERKAADLERKIGKLMETLP is encoded by the coding sequence ATGCCGCGCCCCGGCGCGCAGATCAACCAGTACGAGATCATCCGCGAGATCGGCGCGGGCGGCATGGGCGCGGTCTACCTCGCGCGCGACACCAAGCTCGGCCGCAAGGTCGCGATCAAGGTCCTGCAGTCGAACCACCCCGAGCTGACCCAGCGCTTCATCATCGAGGCCCGCGCCACCGCGCGCTGCAGCCACGAGAACATCGTCATCATCTACGAGGTCGGCGAGATCAGCCAGCAGCCGTACATGGTGCTGGAGTTCCTGTCGGGCACGACGCTCACCGAGCTGGTCACCGGCGGCAAGCGCCTGCCGCCCGCGCGCGTGATGGAGCTGATGGTCCCGGTCGTGCGCGCGCTCGTCGTCGCGCACGAGCAGGGCATCGTCCACCGCGATCTCAAGCCCGACAACATCTTCGTGACCGAGGCCGGCGGCATCAAGGTGCTCGACTTCGGCATCGCCAAGGTCCGCGATCAGGCGACCGAGAAGTCGCCGGCCGGCAGCCCGACGGCGCCGTCGAACGCGGCGCTGCGCCTGCCGACCGCGGCCGAGCTCGGCGAGAACACCAACACGAACCTGACGCGCCAGGGCGTGATCATGGGGACGATGAAGTACATGTCCCCGGAGCAGTGGGGCATCGGGGTCGAGATCGACCACCGCACCGACATCTGGGCGGTCGGCGTGATCCTCTACCGCCTGCTGGCCGGCAAGCACCCGCTGGCCCCGCTGCAGGGCAACCAGCTGGTCGTGACCGCGATGGTCGACAAGCCGATGCCCAAGCTGCGCGAGGCGGTGTCGGACGTGCCGCAGGGCATCTGCGACATCGTCGATCGCTGCCTGCAGAAGCACAAGGAGTACCGCTACGCCGACGCGCGCGAGCTGCTCAAGGCGCTCGAGCCGTTCCTGCCGGGGCGCTACTCGACGATGCAGCTCCAGCTCGACGAGAGCCCGTACGCGGGCCTGTCGTCGTTCCAGGAGAGCGACGCGGCGCGGTTCTTCGGCCGCTCGCGCGAGATCGCCGCCGCGGTCAACCGCATCCGCGATCGCCCGATCATGGGCGTGGTCGGCCCGTCGGGCGTCGGCAAGTCGTCGTTCGTCCGCGCCGGTCTGGTGCCGGCGCTCAAGGCCTCGGGCGAGCAGTGGGAGACGCTGGTCATCCGCCCTGGCCGCAGCCCGCTCATGGCCATCGCCGCGATGATGTCGCCGATGGTCAGCTCGACCTCGACCACCGTCGTCGACGACCTCAAGGAGCAGGCCGCGCTCGCGCAGCAGCTCGCGGCCGAGCCCGGCCAGATGGGCCAGGTGCTCCGGGCCCGGGCCCGCCGCTCGAACCGCAAGATCCTGCTGTTCGTCGATCAGTTCGAGGAGCTCTACACGCTCGTGCCGGATCCGGCCGAGCGCGCGGCGTTCACCGCCTGCCTGGCCGGCACCGCGGATGACGCCTCGGCGCCGGTGCGCGTGGTGCTGTCGTTGCGATCGGACTTCCTGGACCGGGTCGGTGAGGACCCCCGGCTCATGGCCGAGGTCATGCAGGGGCTGTTCTTCCTGACCCCGCCCGGGCGCGACGGCCTGCGCGACGCGCTGGTGCAGCCGGCCGAGATGGCCGGGTACCACTTCGAGAACCCGGTGATGGTCGAGGAGATGCTCAGCCACCTCGAGACCACGCCCGGCGCGCTGCCGCTGCTCCAGTTCGCGGCGACGAAGCTGTGGGACGCGAAGGACTCGACCCGCAAGCTGCTGACCCAGAACGCGTACAACGCGATGGGCGGCATCGCCGGCGCCCTGGCCAGCCACGCCGACAGCGTCCTCGCCGAGCTGTCGGGCCCGTCGCAGGCGCTGGCGCGCACGCTGTTCCTGCGGCTGATCACGCCCGAGCGCACCCGCGCGATCGTGTCGCTGGCCGAGCTGGCCGAGCTGGCGCCGGGCACCGGCGACATCGGGCGCCTGGTCGATCACCTGACGGCCGCGCGCCTGCTCGTGACCCAGACCGCGGCCGACGGCTCGGCCCAGGGCTCGACGGTCGAGGTCGTCCACGAGTCGCTGATCCACAGCTGGCCGGCGCTGCGGCGCTGGCTCGACGAGACCCAGGAGGACTCGGCGTTCGTCGAGCAGCTCCGGGTCGCCACCAAGCAGTGGCAGGCCAAGGGCCGCGACCCGGGCACGCTCTGGCGCGGCGAGGCCGCCGACGAGGCGATGCGCTGGGTCAAGCGCAACAAGTCGCCGATCCCGGCCAGCCAGAAGGAGTTCCTCGACGCGGTGATCGCCGAGGCCACCCGGGCCGAGCGCCGGCGCCGCACCTTCACGATCGGCCTGGTCACGTTCCTGACGCTGCTGCTGATGGCGGCGGGCGCCGCGCTGTTCACGATCCGCGCGAGCGAGCGCAAGGCCGCCGAGAACGCGGTCAAGGCGGCCGACGCCGCCAAGGTCGCCAAGGCCAACGAGGAGACCGCCAAGGGCGCGCTGGCCGAGGCCCGCGAGCAGGACCGCCTCCGCAAGCTGGAGGAGGAGAAGAAGAACGAGGAGACCCTGCGCGCCAACCGCAACAAGGCCAAGCTCGACCGCACCTACGACGAGCTGGTCCAGGCCAACGCCGGCCTCGAGGAGGCGCTGGCCGAGGCCAACGAGTCGCGCGAGCGCGCCAAGAAGGCCCAGAGCGACGCCGAGGACTCGGCCCAGCGCGCGAAGGCCGCCGCCGCCGCCGCCGAGGCCGCCGAGGACAAGGAGCGCGTCGCCAAGGAAGAGGCGCAGCGCCTGCGCGACGAGGCCGAGCGCAAGGCCGCCGATCTCGAGCGCAAGATCGGCAAGCTGATGGAGACGCTGCCGTAG
- a CDS encoding NAD(P)/FAD-dependent oxidoreductase has translation MTEHVDVLVVGAGLSGIAAGYHLQTHCPDRTYAILEGRDCIGGTWDLFRYPGIRSDSDMYTLGYTFQPWPGDRALADGGSILSYVRDTARAHGIDQHIRFGHRIVRAAWSSAAARWTVTAERPATGERVELTCDFLLMCAGYYRYDRGHAPTFTDSERFRGRILHPQFWPTDYDHTGQRVVVIGSGATAVTLVPALAEKAAHVTMLQRSPTYIVSRPGVDAAAMWLRKRLAPKTAYAATRWKNVLLGKAFYDFCRRFPAQARKLIMAGVRKQVGDATDLAHFEPTYAPWDQRLCLVPDGDLFQALRSGKAEVVTDTVDRFTEDGVLLASGRTLAADAIVTATGLELQFLGGVTVAVDGVDVDPSGRWNYKGAMLSGVPNLAMVVGYTNASWTLKAELTCQFVCRLLNHMAARHYRIATPVQADPALPAAPLLDLQSGYVQRATQMMPKQGDRAPWRLYQSYPHDLWALKHDPIDDGVLTFAR, from the coding sequence ATGACGGAGCACGTCGACGTCCTGGTCGTCGGTGCGGGCCTCTCGGGGATCGCGGCCGGCTATCACCTCCAGACCCACTGTCCCGATCGGACCTACGCGATCCTGGAAGGCCGTGACTGCATCGGCGGCACCTGGGATCTGTTCCGCTACCCCGGCATCCGCAGCGACTCCGACATGTACACGCTGGGCTACACGTTCCAGCCGTGGCCGGGAGATCGCGCGCTGGCCGATGGTGGGTCGATCCTGTCCTACGTCCGCGACACCGCGCGCGCCCACGGGATCGATCAGCACATCCGGTTCGGTCACCGGATCGTCCGCGCGGCCTGGTCGAGCGCCGCCGCGCGCTGGACCGTCACCGCCGAGCGCCCCGCCACCGGCGAGCGGGTCGAGCTGACCTGCGACTTCCTGCTCATGTGCGCCGGCTACTATCGCTACGACCGCGGCCACGCGCCGACCTTCACCGACAGCGAGCGCTTCCGCGGACGCATCCTCCACCCGCAGTTCTGGCCCACGGACTACGACCACACCGGGCAGCGCGTCGTCGTGATCGGCAGCGGCGCCACCGCGGTCACGCTGGTGCCGGCGCTGGCCGAGAAGGCGGCGCACGTGACCATGCTCCAGCGCTCGCCGACGTACATCGTGTCGCGGCCCGGCGTCGACGCCGCGGCGATGTGGCTGCGCAAGCGCCTGGCGCCGAAGACCGCGTACGCGGCGACCCGGTGGAAGAACGTGCTGCTCGGCAAGGCCTTCTACGACTTCTGCCGGCGGTTCCCGGCCCAGGCCCGCAAGCTGATCATGGCCGGCGTGCGCAAGCAGGTCGGCGACGCCACCGACCTCGCCCACTTCGAGCCCACCTACGCGCCGTGGGATCAGCGGCTGTGCCTGGTGCCCGACGGCGATCTGTTCCAGGCGCTCCGGTCGGGCAAGGCCGAGGTCGTCACCGACACCGTCGACCGCTTCACCGAGGACGGCGTCCTGCTGGCCTCGGGCCGGACCCTCGCCGCCGACGCGATCGTCACCGCCACCGGCCTCGAGCTGCAGTTCCTCGGCGGCGTGACCGTCGCGGTCGACGGCGTCGACGTCGATCCATCGGGGCGCTGGAACTACAAGGGCGCGATGCTGTCGGGGGTGCCCAACCTGGCGATGGTCGTCGGTTACACCAACGCGTCGTGGACGCTCAAGGCCGAGCTGACCTGCCAGTTCGTGTGCCGCCTGCTCAACCACATGGCCGCGCGCCACTACCGGATCGCGACGCCGGTGCAGGCCGACCCGGCCCTGCCGGCCGCGCCGCTGCTCGACCTGCAGTCGGGCTACGTCCAGCGCGCGACCCAGATGATGCCGAAGCAGGGCGACCGCGCGCCGTGGCGGCTCTACCAGAGCTACCCGCACGACCTGTGGGCGCTCAAGCACGACCCGATCGACGACGGCGTCCTGACCTTCGCGCGCTGA